The Synchiropus splendidus isolate RoL2022-P1 chromosome 1, RoL_Sspl_1.0, whole genome shotgun sequence genome includes a window with the following:
- the sec24c gene encoding protein transport protein Sec24C isoform X4, translating to MNVNQHTPMASPYGQPQPGYGQPTYAPLDGGYPAPYMPYNSPAIGYQPGAPPQGPARGPPSAAPPPVSAPQMYNQYSHNSADVQNGPPTMTQAPPRPAMSQPYNQGAVNLSGPRPNFPQQYGQPPTMQQVTNQMTGMQITPGPQTSAGPGYAPPPISQPPGPTAFSSPPPTSFTQSQTLPCSAASQPPPASGSVTTQQYYGGPPQSQQPYNSLPPTSQPQFTSQAPLPPSSQQGFSNSHYSAPVPPPTQAPAVSQPQQSPPPAQPPFSSSLPPVSQPAFNSGPPSAAQSSFPPRPPPTISQPGSYPPPGPPSASVPPGVYPGPIPPQPTPSQPSPYHSGPPPPQAQMPPTSMAQSSHMPPVGPPGALPRQPQTTSQPGMPGGFPPQQNGAFGQVRAPQPGYAGPYPGQPNYGAPAPAPAAPAPKKLDPNAIPSPIQVIEDDKAKITEPFTTGVRGQVPPLVTTNFHVRDQGNASPRFIRCTAYNMPCTADMAKQSQVPLAAVIKPLATLPPDESPPYLVDHGESGPIRCNRCKAYMCPYMQFIEGGRRFQCGFCSCVTEVPPHYFQHLDHTGKRVDCYDRPELSLGSYEFLATVDYCKNNKLPEAPAFIFLIDVSYNAVKSGMVNMVCEELKNLLDCLPRENPEADSVVRVGFVTYNKVLHFYNVKSSLAQPQMLVVSDVSDMFVPLLDGFLVNVNESRLVIESLLDQIPKMFADTRETETVFGPVIQAGLEALKAADCAGKLFMFHTSLPIAEAPGKLKNREDKKLVGTDKEKSLFQPQVNFYNTLAKECVAQGCCVDLFLFPNQYVDVATLGVVPVSTGGSIYKYTYFQAQSDQERFLNDLRRDVQKPVGFDAVMRVRTSTGIRATDFFGSFFMSNTTDVELAGLDCDKAVTVEFKHDDKLSEETGALMQCAVLYTSCSGQRRLRVHNMAVNCCSQLADLYRNCETDTIINFFSKFAFRGVLNNPTKAVRETLINQCAQILACYRKNCSSPSSTGQLILPECMKLLPVYLNCVLKSDMLLPGAHVSLDDRAYLRQLISCMDVAETQVFFYPRLLPMMKLESGSLPVAVRDSEERLSKGGVYLLETGLHLFLWVGASAQQELLLNIFGVSSFGQIDPGMTSLPVLDNPLSQRLHEIVESFRGQRSRFMKLVVVKQEDGSELMFKHFLVEDQSVSGGASYVDFLCHMHKEIRQLLS from the exons ATGAATGTTAACCAACACACTCCGATGGCCTCTCCCTATGGCCAGCCACAACCTGGCTATGGTCAGCCCACATATGCGCCGCTGGATGGTGGGTATCCGGCTCCCTACATGCCCTACAACAGCCCTGCTATAGGCTACCAGCCTGGTGCCCCACCACAGG GTCCTGCAAGGGGTCCACCCTCTGCAGCCCCACCTCCAGTGTCAGCCCCACAAATGTACAATCAGTACAGTCACAATTCAGCAGATGTACAGAATGGACCGCCGACTATGACTCAGGCTCCACCGAG GCCTGCCATGTCTCAGCCATACAACCAGGGTGCCGTTAACTTGTCTGGTCCACGGCCCAACTTTCCTCAACAATACGGACAACCACCCACAATGCAACAGGTCACCAACCAGATGACTGGGATGCAGATTACACCCGGGCCTCAGACATCTGCTGGGCCAGGCTATG CACCTCCTCCTATTTCTCAACCCCCTGGGCCAACCGCTTTCTCAAGTCCTCCTCCAACATCTTTCACTCAGTCCCAAACTCTGCCTTGCTCTGCTGCTTCCCAACCGCCACCAGCCAGCGGTTCCGTAACTACCCAGCAATATTATGGCGGTCCACCTCAATCTCAGCAACCTTACAACTCTCTTCCCCCTACCTCCCAACCGCAGTTCACCTCCCAAGCACCCCTGCCTCCATCCTCACAACAAGGGTTTTCTAACTCACACTACTCTGCTCCAGTGCCTCCACCCACACAAGCCCCTGCTGTGTCACAACCACAGCAATCCCCCCCTCCTGCTCAGCCACCCTTTTCCTCATCACTTCCACCTGTCAGCCAACCTGCCTTCAATTCTGGCCCACCCTCAGCGGCACAGAGCTCTTTTCCACCCAGACCACCTCCTACCATCTCCCAACCTGGGTCTTatcctcctcctggtcctccatCAGCTTCAGTTCCCCCAGGTGTATACCCTGGTCCAATTCCACCTCAGCCAACCCCATCACAACCATCACCTTACCACTCAGGTCCCCCTCCTCCTCAAGCTCAAATGCCTCCCACGTCAATGGCTCAAAGCAGCCATATGCCTCCAGTGGGTCCCCCTGGAGCTCTACCACGCCAGCCACAAACTACCAGCCAGCCAGGCATGCCAGGCGGGTTTCCTCCCCAGCAAAATg gGGCATTTGGGCAGGTAAGAGCCCCTCAGCCAGGCTATGCAGGCCCATATCCTGGCCAGCCTAACTACGGAGCTCCTGCACCAGCTCCTGCAGCACCTGCTCCAAAAAAACTTGACCCAAATGCCATTCCTAGCCCG ATCCAAGTAATTGAAGATGACAAGGCCAAGATCACTGAGCCTTTCACCACCGGTGTCAGAGGCCAGGTGCCACCTCTTGTCACCACTAATTTCCATGTTAGAGACCAAG GTAATGCCAGTCCCCGGTTCATCCGCTGCACAGCCTACAACATGCCTTGCACCGCCGATATGGCCAAGCAGTCCCAGGTGCCACTGGCTGCAGTCATCAAACCTCTTGCAACCCTGCCGCCAGATGAG AGTCCCCCATATCTGGTGGATCACGGGGAGTCCGGCCCAATCCGTTGCAACCGCTGCAAGGCTTACATGTGTCCATACATGCAGTTCATTGAGGGGGGGCGTCGCTTCCAGTGTGGCTTCTGTAGTTGTGTCACAGAAG TTCCTCCACATTATTTCCAGCATCTGGACCACACTGGGAAAAGGGTTGACTGCTATGACAGACCAGAACTTTCGCTGGGCAGCTATGAGTTTCTGGCTACTGTTGATTATTGCAAA AACAACAAACTTCCTGAAGCTCCGGCCTTCATATTCCTCATTGATGTATCCTACAATGCTGTTAAGAGTGGAATGGTCAACATGGTCTGTGAAGAACTCAAGAATCTCCTCGACTGCCTGCCTCG AGAAAACCCAGAAGCAGACTCTGTGGTCCGTGTGGGCTTTGTCACCTACAACAAAGTGTTGCACTTCTACAATGTCAAGTCCAGCCTGGCCCAACCGCAGATGTTGGTGGTGTCTGATGTGTCGGATATGTTTGTACCACTTCTGGATGGTTTCCTGGTGAACGTGAACGAGAGCCGGCTAGTTATCGAGAG TTTGCTGGATCAGATTCCTAAAATGTTTGCGGACACCAGGGAGACCGAGACAGTTTTTGGACCTGTCATCCAGGCAGGGCTGGAGGCACTGAAG GCAGCAGATTGTGCAGGAAAGCTGTTCATGTTCCACACGTCCTTGCCAATTGCTGAGGCTCCAGGAAAATTGAAGAACAGGGAAGACAAGAAGCTGGTTGGCACTGATAAGGAAAAG TCACTATTTCAGCCTCAAGTCAACTTCTACAACACTCTGGCCAAAGAGTGTGTGGCTCAGGGCTGCTGTGTGGATCTCTTCCTTTTTCCCAACCAGTATGTGGATGTTGCCACGTTGGGGGTGGTACCAGTTTCCACTGGGGGGTCCATCTACAAGTACACCTACTTCCAG GCTCAGTCAGACCAGGAGAGATTTCTAAATGACTTGAGGCGAGACGTTCAGAAACCTGTTGGCTTTGATGCAGTGATGAGAGTACGAACTAGCACAG GTATCAGAGCAACTGACTTTTTTGGCTCCTTCTTCATGAGCAACACCACTGATGTGGAGCTGGCAGGACTGGACTGTGACAAGGCTGTCACCGTTGAGTTCAAACACGACGACAAGCTCAGCGAGGAGACTGGTGCCCTGATGCAG TGTGCCGTGCTGTACACCAGCTGCAGCGGTCAGCGGCGTCTTCGCGTGCACAACATGGCCGTCAACTGTTGCTCTCAGCTGGCTGACCTGTATCGTAATTGCGAGACTGATACCATCATCAACTTCTTCTCAAAGTTCG CGTTCCGTGGTGTCCTCAACAATCCCACCAAAGCGGTGAGGGAGACCTTAATAAACCAGTGTGCTCAGATACTGGCTTGCTACCGCAAGAACTGTTCCAGTCCTTCATCTACTGGACAG CTAATTCTTCCCGAGTGCATGAAGTTGCTGCCAGTCTACCTGAACTGTGTGCTGAAGAGTGACATGCTTCTACCCGGAGCCCACGTCTCTCTGGACGACCGAGCCTATTTGAGGCAGCTGATCAGCTGCATGGACGTGGCGGAGACTCAGGTCTTCTTCTACCCCCGTCTGCTGCCCATG ATGAAGTTGGAAAGTGGCTCGTTGCCAGTGGCTGTCCGAGACTCTGAGGAGAGACTGTCCAAAGGTGGAGTGTATCTCCTGGAGACCGGTCTACACCTCTTCTTGTGGGTGGGAGCCAGTGCCCAACAGGAGTTGCTGCTGAACATCTTTGGTGTGTCCAGCTTTGGCCAGATCGACCCTGGCATG ACAAGTCTGCCAGTCCTAGACAACCCACTTTCTCAAAGACTGCATGAGATTGTCGAGTCTTTCCGAGGGCAGCGATCGAGATTCATGAAG CTGGTGGTGGTGAAGCAGGAAGACGGATCCGAGCTAATGTTCAAACACTTCCTGGTGGAGGACCAGAGCGTCAGCGGGGGAGCGTCTTATGTCGACTTCTTGTGTCACATGCACAAGGAGATCCGCCAGCTTCTCAGCTAG